A genomic window from Methanobacterium sp. BRmetb2 includes:
- a CDS encoding tRNA pseudouridine(54/55) synthase Pus10, with product MDSQIKDKALQIMKITDGEICNNCLGRNFSKLIEGVDNKQRGQYIKKILAEEGYNNLNSDSCYICQDIIKEITPELIERVIKKIDSVGVEFSTFLVGTRVSKELIQKEENLHEKLGLDVENIKKELNREIGKKLSLKTGKEVEFDTPEIIILVDFLNDNIEIQINPLFIEGRYRKLIRGIPQTKWPCRKCKGKGCGYCNYTGKMYAESVEELIEPEALKMTKGNISKFHGAGREDIDVKMLGNGRPFVLEIKEPLKRKIDLEDLEKKINKSAHGKVEVLDLKFVEKDRRSVIKSSSKDTYKVYLARVTLDEEVAPEKLKILKSLKIIHQRTPIRVSHRRADKIRIRSIKHIEVKMVNPKELELVIECEGGLYIKELISGDEDRTKPSVSQLLEKHAKCKKLNVLDVNI from the coding sequence AATTGTTTAGGTAGGAACTTCTCTAAATTAATAGAAGGCGTAGACAACAAACAAAGAGGCCAATATATAAAGAAAATTCTCGCTGAAGAGGGTTATAATAATTTAAACTCGGATTCGTGCTATATATGTCAAGATATAATTAAAGAAATCACTCCTGAATTGATAGAAAGGGTTATAAAAAAAATCGACAGTGTTGGTGTCGAATTTTCAACATTTTTAGTTGGAACTCGGGTTTCTAAAGAACTAATTCAAAAAGAAGAGAATTTACATGAAAAATTGGGTTTAGATGTTGAAAATATAAAAAAAGAACTAAACCGAGAAATAGGTAAAAAACTTTCACTTAAGACTGGAAAAGAAGTTGAATTTGACACTCCTGAGATAATAATATTGGTAGACTTTTTAAATGATAATATAGAAATTCAAATCAACCCTTTATTTATAGAAGGTCGTTATAGGAAGCTTATACGAGGAATACCTCAAACAAAATGGCCTTGTAGAAAATGTAAAGGAAAGGGCTGTGGTTACTGCAACTATACTGGTAAAATGTACGCAGAATCTGTAGAAGAATTAATAGAACCAGAAGCATTGAAAATGACTAAGGGAAATATTTCTAAATTTCACGGCGCCGGAAGAGAAGATATAGATGTTAAAATGCTTGGAAATGGTCGTCCATTTGTGCTTGAAATTAAAGAGCCCTTAAAAAGAAAAATTGACTTGGAAGATTTAGAAAAAAAGATAAATAAGAGTGCCCATGGAAAAGTGGAAGTCCTGGATTTAAAATTTGTTGAAAAAGATCGGCGCAGCGTCATTAAATCTTCCTCCAAAGATACTTACAAAGTTTATTTAGCTCGGGTGACTTTAGATGAAGAAGTTGCACCAGAAAAATTAAAAATATTAAAATCTTTAAAAATTATACATCAAAGAACACCAATACGTGTGTCACATAGAAGAGCAGATAAAATAAGAATCCGGAGTATAAAACATATAGAAGTAAAAATGGTTAATCCAAAGGAATTAGAACTTGTTATTGAATGTGAAGGCGGTTTGTACATAAAAGAACTTATATCTGGAGATGAGGATCGAACCAAACCAAGTGTTTCCCAACTACTTGAGAAACATGCCAAGTGCAAGAAATTGAATGTGCTTGATGTTAACATTTAA
- a CDS encoding 50S ribosomal protein L21e, whose product MMRRSRGSRSKTRYKLKKSVRETRTNPITKKIQKFDENDIVHIIIDPSIQKGQPHPRFHGKTGKVVDERGRAYIIEINDGNKAKKLIIRPEHLKIQE is encoded by the coding sequence ATAATGAGAAGATCAAGAGGTTCAAGAAGTAAAACCCGATATAAACTTAAAAAAAGTGTGAGAGAGACACGTACAAACCCTATAACTAAAAAAATACAGAAATTTGATGAAAATGATATTGTTCACATCATAATCGACCCTAGTATCCAAAAAGGACAACCACACCCCAGATTCCATGGTAAAACTGGCAAAGTAGTGGATGAAAGAGGTAGAGCTTACATTATAGAGATTAATGATGGGAATAAGGCCAAAAAATTAATCATAAGACCTGAACATCTTAAAATTCAAGAGTGA
- a CDS encoding DNA-directed RNA polymerase subunit F — protein MIGKKVVETDPITISEVKNMLEEFSESHELTYEQNLTMDHVSKFSKLDTEPAEKLVEELLEIVKKKYAVRITDIMPEDLADLRLIFAKERVPIKKEDLEKILEIVKKYQE, from the coding sequence ATGATCGGAAAAAAAGTAGTGGAAACTGACCCTATCACAATTTCCGAAGTTAAAAATATGCTCGAAGAATTTTCAGAATCACATGAACTCACCTACGAGCAAAATTTAACCATGGATCACGTTAGTAAATTTTCAAAATTGGATACAGAGCCGGCAGAGAAATTAGTGGAAGAACTTCTGGAGATAGTGAAGAAAAAATATGCAGTTCGAATAACTGACATTATGCCAGAAGATCTAGCAGATTTGAGACTAATATTTGCAAAAGAAAGGGTCCCTATAAAAAAAGAAGATTTAGAAAAAATTTTAGAAATTGTTAAAAAATACCAAGAATAG
- a CDS encoding DNA-binding protein → MEEYAIILDYLPLGYVKEGLPSFKRKPVAQAIGKEEFTLLELIPKENVDLDIHEKVYIGSGKRDKIARVNRRLKYDDLTATARVELNYVVEEIIKANEDKFIEFFNESGPISTRLHQLELLPGIGKKHMWDILNARKEKKFDSFEDIKDRVPMLADPVKLMVKRILLELEATPEKKGKRKYILFTRPPKPRR, encoded by the coding sequence ATGGAAGAATATGCAATTATTCTTGATTACCTTCCTCTAGGTTATGTTAAGGAAGGTTTACCCTCCTTTAAAAGAAAACCAGTAGCGCAAGCTATCGGTAAGGAGGAGTTCACCCTTCTTGAACTTATCCCCAAAGAGAATGTTGATCTGGATATACACGAAAAGGTTTACATTGGATCTGGGAAAAGGGATAAAATCGCCAGGGTGAACCGAAGACTTAAATACGATGATTTAACCGCCACCGCTAGAGTGGAATTAAATTACGTTGTAGAAGAAATAATAAAGGCTAACGAAGATAAATTCATAGAATTCTTTAATGAATCCGGACCTATAAGTACACGATTACATCAACTTGAGCTTTTACCCGGAATCGGGAAAAAGCACATGTGGGATATTCTCAATGCCCGTAAAGAGAAAAAATTCGATAGTTTTGAAGATATTAAGGATCGAGTACCAATGCTTGCCGATCCAGTGAAACTCATGGTAAAAAGAATACTATTAGAACTGGAAGCCACCCCTGAGAAAAAAGGTAAAAGGAAGTATATACTCTTTACAAGACCTCCCAAACCACGAAGATAA
- a CDS encoding 16S rRNA (adenine(1518)-N(6)/adenine(1519)-N(6))-dimethyltransferase, which produces MSLLGKEPGAISLAQETKNILKSHGIHLNRRLGQNYLIDDFKREKILNFANLSSEDAVLEVGPGIGTLTLPLARRVGKVVAIEHDTQIHNILEERLEEEGLKNVELINEDALSVDFPYFNKIVSNLPYQISSPITFKFLEYDFDLAVLMYQKEFAQRMNAPVGSKHYSRLSVMLHFKVQVEIMDHVPPQAFIPHPKVESSVVKLVPLRDVEVDDFFASVCRALFQHRRKKARKALRESFHEIGEVEKDEVKEILNELSDNLGNERVFKLTPEQILDISNFLKTSLDLK; this is translated from the coding sequence ATGTCCCTACTCGGTAAAGAACCAGGGGCAATTTCTCTGGCCCAAGAAACAAAAAATATTTTGAAATCTCATGGAATCCATTTGAACCGCCGTTTAGGCCAAAATTATCTTATTGATGATTTTAAAAGGGAAAAAATACTTAATTTTGCTAATTTAAGTTCAGAAGATGCTGTTTTGGAAGTGGGTCCCGGTATTGGTACTTTAACTCTCCCCTTGGCTCGTCGTGTAGGAAAAGTAGTGGCCATTGAACATGACACCCAAATCCATAATATTTTGGAAGAGAGATTAGAGGAAGAAGGATTAAAAAATGTGGAATTGATCAATGAAGACGCTCTTTCTGTTGATTTTCCTTATTTTAATAAGATTGTATCTAACCTGCCCTATCAAATCTCATCCCCTATCACCTTTAAGTTCCTAGAATATGATTTTGATCTGGCAGTTTTAATGTATCAAAAAGAGTTTGCCCAGCGCATGAATGCCCCTGTGGGAAGCAAACACTATTCTCGCCTGTCAGTAATGCTACACTTTAAGGTTCAAGTGGAAATAATGGATCATGTGCCTCCTCAAGCTTTTATTCCTCATCCTAAAGTGGAATCATCAGTTGTAAAGTTGGTTCCCCTTAGAGATGTTGAAGTTGACGATTTTTTTGCCTCGGTTTGCCGGGCTCTTTTTCAGCACCGGCGCAAAAAAGCCAGGAAAGCTTTGAGGGAATCTTTTCACGAGATCGGAGAAGTGGAGAAGGATGAGGTAAAAGAGATTTTAAATGAATTAAGTGATAATTTAGGAAATGAGAGAGTGTTTAAATTAACACCTGAACAGATTTTAGATATTTCTAATTTTTTAAAAACTAGTTTAGATTTAAAATGA
- a CDS encoding transcriptional regulator, whose product MRTNIRKFREEMGLTQQELANIVDVTRQTIIALERGKYNPSLILAYKITLALKKKYIEEVFEIEN is encoded by the coding sequence ATGAGAACCAATATCCGAAAATTCAGAGAAGAGATGGGTTTAACGCAGCAGGAACTAGCCAATATTGTGGATGTTACACGACAAACTATAATAGCACTTGAAAGAGGGAAATATAACCCTTCACTCATTTTAGCCTATAAAATAACCCTAGCTTTAAAGAAAAAGTATATTGAAGAAGTTTTTGAAATTGAAAATTAA
- a CDS encoding 4-carboxymuconolactone decarboxylase: protein MNKNPFEIFQEECPELAASFNKLVEVQKDLPGLDPKTKQLVNIAIQTSNHNVIGVKMHAAMARQMGATLEEVKGAVVMNLHLSGLSSVLESLPAVLEVYRTE, encoded by the coding sequence ATGAATAAAAACCCTTTTGAAATATTTCAAGAAGAATGTCCAGAACTAGCAGCAAGTTTTAATAAACTGGTGGAAGTCCAAAAGGACTTGCCTGGCCTGGATCCTAAAACCAAACAACTCGTTAATATTGCCATTCAGACATCTAACCATAATGTAATTGGGGTTAAGATGCATGCTGCCATGGCCCGACAAATGGGAGCCACACTTGAAGAGGTTAAAGGAGCTGTTGTGATGAATTTACATCTATCTGGACTTAGCAGTGTATTGGAATCTCTTCCAGCAGTTTTAGAAGTATATAGAACTGAATAA
- a CDS encoding methyltransferase encodes MIKYKGLKIKTCKNVYIPAEDTFLLADNLIINECDRVLEIGTGAGLVALTAAQTVQNVVATDINPYAVKCAQDNIQLNHTYNVEVRSGDLFHPVKDEKFDLILFNTPYLPTEEDEKIDEHLNAAWDGGADGRKIIDLFLDKVNDHLNHGGRVQLVQSSLSNTEKTIKKLENDGFEVEITASERFFFEEVVVISGFL; translated from the coding sequence ATGATTAAATATAAGGGCCTTAAAATTAAAACATGCAAAAATGTCTATATACCTGCTGAAGATACCTTTCTATTAGCAGATAATCTAATTATCAATGAATGTGACAGGGTGCTGGAAATTGGAACTGGAGCTGGGCTGGTTGCATTGACTGCAGCCCAAACTGTCCAAAATGTAGTGGCCACCGACATTAATCCTTATGCAGTGAAATGTGCACAAGATAATATTCAATTAAACCATACATATAATGTTGAGGTGAGATCAGGAGATCTATTTCATCCAGTGAAAGATGAGAAGTTTGACCTGATTTTATTTAACACTCCATATCTACCCACTGAAGAAGATGAAAAAATAGATGAGCATTTAAATGCTGCATGGGATGGTGGTGCAGATGGCCGGAAAATTATTGATCTCTTCTTAGATAAAGTAAATGATCATCTAAATCATGGGGGTCGGGTGCAGCTGGTACAATCTTCACTATCCAATACTGAAAAAACCATTAAAAAATTGGAAAACGACGGTTTCGAAGTGGAAATAACTGCGTCTGAAAGATTCTTTTTTGAGGAAGTGGTAGTTATAAGTGGTTTTCTTTAA